The following are encoded together in the Deltaproteobacteria bacterium genome:
- a CDS encoding DUF3089 domain-containing protein yields MKTVKICLALISMLAGLTLCVACNDNHASDANKYSLSSNWQTLPESASQPVDVFFLYPTTYFPNLDSDDHVYSAAWNQTIEQAQSDPAIQAQVESKASVFYKAGVNLYAPFYRQAAGPNVLEALLWKTQPENSDAANTALEIAYEDVENAFDYYLAQYNKDANGRPRPFILAGHSQGSNLLLMLLERRFSDPELRRLLVAAYVIGWSVTADDMTNYPDLSLLGICDSKEQTGCIVTYNTQQNPGDFSQTTPFPTGIVQANAYSVNPLTWVATPPNETEPAAAPATANLGAVFYKFQPPPVKPQLGPPPGSQVPGQIEPDWEKCLIGGTEVDAIVIVGYTGAQNNHGALVIDPNTLPSPGYYQNLNKPYNTLPGWYHNYDYAFFFFNLEQNVIDRIASYMAGR; encoded by the coding sequence GTGAAGACGGTGAAAATCTGTTTGGCATTGATAAGTATGCTTGCCGGGCTCACTCTGTGTGTTGCCTGCAACGATAACCACGCCAGCGACGCCAACAAGTATTCTCTTTCGAGCAACTGGCAGACTCTCCCGGAGAGTGCGTCGCAACCGGTGGATGTATTCTTTCTGTATCCCACAACCTACTTCCCCAATCTGGATAGCGATGACCATGTATATTCCGCGGCTTGGAACCAGACCATTGAGCAGGCCCAATCCGATCCCGCAATTCAGGCTCAGGTCGAATCCAAAGCAAGCGTCTTTTACAAAGCGGGCGTCAATTTGTACGCACCCTTTTACCGGCAGGCGGCAGGCCCCAACGTTCTCGAAGCCCTGCTCTGGAAAACACAACCGGAAAACAGCGATGCCGCAAACACGGCCTTGGAAATCGCATACGAGGATGTCGAGAACGCATTCGATTACTATCTGGCTCAATACAACAAAGACGCCAATGGACGACCGCGCCCGTTTATTCTCGCGGGCCACAGTCAGGGCTCCAACCTGCTGCTTATGCTTTTGGAGCGGCGGTTCTCGGATCCGGAACTCCGCAGGCTTCTGGTCGCCGCCTACGTGATCGGCTGGTCAGTCACCGCCGATGATATGACAAACTACCCTGACCTGTCTCTGCTCGGTATCTGCGACAGCAAGGAGCAAACCGGATGCATCGTCACATACAACACGCAGCAAAATCCCGGTGATTTTTCACAAACGACCCCTTTTCCGACCGGAATCGTGCAAGCGAACGCGTACAGCGTCAATCCGCTGACTTGGGTTGCAACCCCTCCGAATGAAACAGAGCCCGCCGCCGCCCCTGCCACGGCCAATCTCGGGGCGGTCTTCTACAAGTTCCAGCCGCCGCCGGTAAAGCCCCAATTGGGGCCTCCCCCCGGTAGCCAGGTTCCAGGCCAAATCGAGCCCGATTGGGAAAAATGTCTCATTGGCGGCACAGAGGTCGACGCCATAGTGATTGTCGGCTACACCGGTGCCCAAAACAATCACGGCGCCTTAGTGATCGACCCAAACACTTTGCCGTCGCCAGGGTACTACCAAAACCTGAATAAACCTTACAATACGCTCCCGGGTTGGTATCACAACTACGATTATGCTTTCTTTTTCTTCAACCTTGAACAGAACGTCATCGACCGGATCGCATCGTATATGGCCGGCCGGTAA
- a CDS encoding PTS sugar transporter subunit IIA: MVGIREEALSTGIGNGVALPHARIDGLREPLVVVGISETGIDFNSPDDRPANVLFLILTPSNHPGVQLEIASEIARLFKHPRMSDNVLRTRSFTDFLALIRAGIE; this comes from the coding sequence TTGGTCGGCATTCGTGAGGAAGCGCTCAGCACCGGTATCGGCAATGGGGTGGCGCTCCCCCACGCCCGTATCGACGGCCTGAGGGAACCGCTGGTAGTGGTGGGCATCTCTGAAACCGGGATCGATTTCAACTCACCGGACGACAGGCCGGCAAATGTGCTTTTTCTGATTCTTACGCCCAGCAATCATCCAGGCGTTCAACTGGAGATCGCGTCTGAAATCGCACGACTTTTTAAACATCCGCGCATGTCCGACAATGTGCTTCGGACCAGGAGTTTCACGGATTTTTTGGCATTGATACGTGCGGGTATCGAATGA
- a CDS encoding helicase, whose amino-acid sequence MDPEMAREAYGLGKDARDWKVEFAQKDLLDSGPTREKVVPVLYRPFDMRFTYYTGHSRGFICMPRPEVMGHMLAGKNFALMTCRQLSRPGWFHAMVSQNVTDDCMVSNGTRERGYVFPLYLSPTTNCGSLFAHLESAERQPNLEPKLIASLTEAHGAQPSPEEIFHYIYAVLYAPAYRAKYAEFLRMDFPRIPFTSDGELFLKMAGLGERLTGLHLLKSDELDPPACRFEGHGDERVGKGKKEGLRYDPDKQRVHINATQYFAPVPEAVWTYRIGGYQVCEKWLKDRRERRLDLDDIRTYCRIVTALKLTIDIQIEIDALYPEIEKALLSLAA is encoded by the coding sequence ATGGACCCCGAAATGGCACGGGAGGCGTACGGCCTTGGAAAAGACGCACGCGACTGGAAGGTCGAATTTGCTCAGAAAGACCTGCTGGACTCGGGACCGACAAGGGAAAAGGTTGTGCCGGTTCTCTATCGCCCTTTCGATATGCGATTCACTTACTACACCGGCCACTCACGGGGATTTATTTGTATGCCCCGGCCAGAAGTAATGGGACATATGTTGGCAGGGAAAAACTTCGCTCTGATGACGTGTCGCCAGTTATCCAGGCCTGGCTGGTTTCATGCAATGGTCAGTCAAAACGTGACGGACGACTGCATGGTTTCCAATGGAACACGAGAGCGGGGATATGTCTTTCCCCTCTACCTCTCTCCCACTACCAATTGTGGTAGCCTATTTGCCCATCTGGAATCTGCCGAACGCCAGCCAAATCTGGAGCCGAAGCTGATTGCCTCGTTGACTGAAGCCCATGGCGCCCAGCCTTCGCCGGAGGAGATCTTCCACTACATCTACGCCGTGCTCTATGCCCCTGCGTACCGTGCGAAATATGCCGAGTTCCTGAGAATGGACTTCCCGCGCATTCCGTTCACCAGTGATGGGGAGCTGTTCTTGAAGATGGCCGGACTGGGAGAGCGGCTGACGGGGCTGCATCTCCTTAAATCGGATGAACTGGACCCGCCCGCGTGCCGGTTCGAGGGCCATGGGGATGAACGCGTCGGTAAAGGGAAAAAGGAAGGCCTGCGATACGATCCGGACAAGCAGCGGGTACACATTAACGCGACCCAGTACTTTGCCCCCGTGCCCGAGGCCGTATGGACCTATCGCATCGGCGGGTATCAGGTCTGCGAAAAATGGCTCAAGGACCGGCGGGAACGTCGTCTCGACCTGGACGACATCCGCACCTACTGCCGCATTGTCACAGCCTTGAAACTGACCATCGATATTCAAATAGAAATTGACGCCTTATACCCGGAGATTGAAAAAGCACTCCTATCGTTGGCCGCCTGA
- a CDS encoding DUF4258 domain-containing protein → MKPVTYTRHARNRMRWRRIAKADVASAIASPDFEEPALEGRRNVWKKFSDKYLRVT, encoded by the coding sequence ATGAAACCCGTCACATATACCCGGCACGCAAGAAACAGAATGCGGTGGCGTAGGATTGCAAAAGCCGATGTGGCATCCGCGATTGCTTCTCCTGATTTTGAGGAGCCTGCCCTCGAAGGCCGAAGGAATGTGTGGAAGAAGTTTTCAGATAAATATCTGAGGGTTACCTAA
- a CDS encoding energy-coupling factor transporter transmembrane protein EcfT produces MEKSAPSERKKGRPKGGYAFQYCANDSPVHRLGAGWKLALCGALGALAVAARVPWALGALLAVNLVYYFAAGLGLRDFWRDIRIFLIQTAIIVILYVVKYGPAEGLWPGIRTGVQILLLFLPGVVFVRTTQGSQMMRSLKRILPEWLSFVLFTSFRFLPFFAREFREIAMAQRLRGAPIAPRQVWKPKHWKDLFNCLMIPLMVRALKTAKEAALSAEARGFGERR; encoded by the coding sequence ATGGAAAAATCGGCGCCCTCTGAACGCAAAAAAGGCCGGCCGAAGGGAGGATATGCCTTCCAGTACTGCGCAAACGACTCCCCTGTACACCGGTTGGGGGCGGGCTGGAAACTGGCCCTGTGCGGGGCCCTGGGGGCACTGGCCGTCGCGGCGAGGGTCCCATGGGCCCTGGGCGCCCTGTTGGCAGTCAATCTGGTGTACTACTTTGCTGCGGGTTTGGGCCTCAGGGACTTCTGGCGGGACATCCGCATCTTTCTGATCCAGACGGCGATTATCGTCATCCTCTATGTGGTGAAATACGGCCCGGCAGAAGGACTCTGGCCGGGGATTCGAACCGGCGTCCAGATCCTCCTCTTATTCTTGCCGGGGGTGGTGTTTGTTCGGACCACCCAGGGATCTCAGATGATGCGAAGCCTGAAGCGGATCCTGCCGGAATGGCTTTCATTTGTCCTCTTCACCAGTTTTCGTTTTCTCCCGTTCTTTGCCCGCGAATTCCGCGAAATCGCCATGGCCCAGCGGCTTCGAGGGGCGCCCATCGCCCCGCGCCAGGTATGGAAACCGAAACATTGGAAAGACCTCTTTAACTGTCTCATGATTCCACTGATGGTCAGAGCGCTCAAGACCGCCAAGGAAGCAGCCCTCTCCGCTGAAGCGAGGGGTTTTGGAGAACGCCGGTGA
- a CDS encoding PadR family transcriptional regulator — translation MSTKKIGLSEKRPSRVSHGKQERYIQPSILLGLYMKPSYGYELIQEIQRFGFVEGHAPPGMIYRHLRQMEEEGLVASEWQTEGTGPAKRVYHVTPEGEEVLVLWTHYMERQAENLRQFIAQFRQVQRSDT, via the coding sequence ATGTCAACAAAAAAAATAGGCCTCTCAGAGAAAAGGCCCTCTCGGGTCTCCCACGGGAAACAGGAGCGCTATATTCAGCCTTCCATCTTGTTGGGGCTTTACATGAAACCGTCTTATGGATATGAGCTCATTCAGGAGATTCAGCGGTTCGGATTCGTGGAGGGGCATGCGCCGCCAGGCATGATCTACCGCCACCTGCGCCAGATGGAGGAAGAGGGGTTGGTTGCTTCCGAATGGCAGACCGAGGGAACCGGTCCGGCCAAACGGGTGTATCATGTAACCCCCGAAGGGGAAGAGGTCTTGGTCCTATGGACCCACTACATGGAGCGTCAGGCGGAAAATCTCAGGCAGTTCATAGCCCAGTTTCGCCAAGTGCAACGGTCGGATACCTGA
- a CDS encoding DUF2283 domain-containing protein, translating to MRIEYDREADALYIQLRDVYVEDNIDVEEGISIDLDKKRHVAGIEILDASKKLTSRDLMNITIENLPLEKAA from the coding sequence ATGCGCATTGAGTACGATAGAGAGGCCGACGCACTGTATATCCAGTTACGAGATGTATATGTTGAGGATAACATCGATGTTGAAGAGGGCATCTCCATCGATCTGGATAAAAAGCGGCATGTAGCGGGTATCGAAATCCTGGATGCGAGCAAAAAATTGACATCGCGGGATTTGATGAACATAACCATTGAAAATCTCCCCTTGGAAAAGGCCGCCTGA
- a CDS encoding TonB-dependent receptor, with protein MQAFLACLGFPSTALSQTPDAEKTGIYTLGEVVVSAQKEGVETVGTFREVTAEDIRNKDARDLAEALELLPGVEVRTGAEGTPRVDLRGFRSRHVLLLLDGIPLNSTFDGQFDPSIIPTENIARIKVSYGTSSVLYGQGALAGVINIITKKGKDGFQGMASGEIGEGLERLGRFNLSGAKKNADFFLSGSMAAQRGFRLSDDFDPTPLEDEDLRSNSDSRRNNLFGNIGYSPTEDWDVGLVASYTKGNHGVPASTRQSTKTDPDPFASNPKYERVNDLEGFSAQLSTSYDLPGPADIRGWVYFNSLDEERTRYDNSNYNSMNSKGSYFEDGDSKVWGGALQGSYDLKSFGFFTIGLDAQRQDYRSSGKVRDLQIGKNYEFRYFDNKSNLDVYDASIEYEVSPFQNFGVVLGYSHHWLDKQEGSNDNDNSYLAGVHYDVLKDTRLRGSFARKIRFPTIRQLYEMEYGNPDLETEKSYNYELGIEQGLPLNSRVSLTGFRSDVKNYIEKLFNDVPYENNDEYRFQGIELTAETQFMKNLMLRAGYTFLDTEDKSPGTEKDELQYRPKHKLTFEGKYTFVCGFSAYMNVIYVADQVYYSRDTPLEKRDLNNYALVNIKFDQTLLNGLLDVFVGADNLFDKDYEESYGFPMAGRTVYGGVEVHF; from the coding sequence ATGCAGGCTTTTCTGGCCTGTCTGGGATTTCCCTCCACAGCACTCTCGCAGACCCCCGATGCCGAGAAAACCGGAATCTACACCCTGGGTGAGGTCGTTGTCTCAGCCCAGAAGGAAGGCGTCGAAACAGTGGGGACGTTCCGTGAAGTTACCGCGGAGGATATCCGGAACAAGGACGCCAGGGACCTGGCCGAGGCCCTTGAATTGTTGCCGGGCGTGGAGGTCAGGACCGGGGCCGAAGGGACCCCCCGCGTGGATTTGCGGGGATTTCGTTCCAGACATGTCCTCCTGCTGCTGGACGGTATCCCCCTGAACTCAACATTCGACGGGCAGTTTGATCCTTCGATCATACCGACGGAAAACATTGCTAGAATCAAAGTCAGTTATGGTACCAGTTCTGTTCTTTACGGGCAAGGGGCACTTGCCGGTGTTATCAACATTATCACCAAAAAGGGTAAGGACGGGTTCCAGGGCATGGCTTCGGGAGAGATCGGTGAAGGGCTTGAGCGTCTCGGCCGGTTCAATCTCTCCGGGGCTAAAAAAAATGCGGACTTCTTCCTGAGCGGGAGTATGGCGGCGCAAAGAGGCTTTCGTCTGTCCGATGACTTCGATCCCACCCCCCTGGAGGATGAGGACCTCAGGTCCAACAGCGACTCCAGGAGAAACAACCTTTTTGGAAATATCGGATATTCACCCACGGAAGACTGGGATGTCGGTCTGGTGGCGAGCTATACCAAGGGAAACCACGGCGTTCCCGCCAGCACCAGGCAGAGCACCAAGACAGACCCGGATCCGTTTGCCAGCAACCCGAAATACGAACGTGTCAATGACCTGGAGGGTTTCTCCGCACAGCTTTCAACAAGCTATGATCTGCCCGGCCCGGCCGATATCCGGGGATGGGTCTATTTTAACAGCCTGGACGAGGAGAGAACCCGGTACGACAACAGTAACTACAATTCCATGAACAGCAAGGGAAGCTATTTTGAAGACGGCGACTCAAAGGTCTGGGGAGGCGCCCTGCAGGGGAGCTACGATCTGAAATCATTCGGTTTCTTCACCATCGGGCTGGATGCCCAGCGCCAGGACTACAGATCCAGCGGAAAAGTGAGGGATCTGCAGATAGGAAAAAATTATGAATTCAGATACTTTGATAATAAATCGAACCTCGACGTATACGACGCCTCCATCGAATACGAGGTGTCTCCGTTTCAGAATTTCGGGGTGGTCTTAGGATACAGCCACCACTGGCTCGACAAGCAGGAAGGTTCAAATGACAATGACAACAGCTATCTGGCAGGGGTCCATTACGATGTCCTGAAAGACACCCGGCTCAGGGGATCATTTGCACGAAAGATCCGGTTCCCCACCATCCGGCAGCTCTACGAAATGGAGTATGGCAATCCCGATCTCGAGACAGAAAAATCCTACAACTATGAGCTGGGAATAGAGCAGGGCCTTCCGCTGAACAGCCGGGTGAGCCTGACCGGTTTCCGGTCAGATGTGAAAAATTACATTGAAAAACTCTTCAATGACGTACCCTACGAGAATAATGACGAATACCGTTTTCAGGGCATTGAATTAACGGCTGAAACCCAATTCATGAAGAATCTGATGTTGAGGGCCGGATATACCTTTCTCGACACCGAGGACAAGTCTCCGGGCACGGAAAAGGATGAACTCCAATACCGGCCCAAACATAAATTGACCTTTGAAGGGAAGTACACCTTTGTCTGCGGCTTTTCAGCGTACATGAATGTCATCTATGTAGCCGACCAGGTCTATTATTCCAGGGATACGCCGCTTGAGAAGAGGGACCTCAACAACTATGCCCTGGTGAACATCAAATTTGATCAAACGCTGTTGAACGGCCTGTTGGATGTCTTTGTAGGGGCCGACAATCTTTTTGACAAGGATTATGAGGAGAGCTACGGGTTCCCCATGGCCGGCAGAACGGTCTATGGAGGGGTCGAGGTTCATTTTTAG
- a CDS encoding cation:proton antiporter, giving the protein METLSSHNITAMFLSLGVLLLVARVLGELAQRLHQPAVLGELLAGVLLGPTILGRLAPELSAFLFPLQGLNATALDAIATLAIALFLLVAGMEVDLSTIWRQGKTGLKVGIGAIVIPFFMSLVAPSVIPEALGRHS; this is encoded by the coding sequence ATGGAAACGCTATCCTCGCATAACATCACCGCCATGTTCCTCTCTTTGGGAGTTCTGCTTCTTGTGGCCCGTGTTCTTGGCGAGTTGGCTCAGCGGTTGCACCAGCCTGCAGTGTTGGGCGAACTGCTTGCAGGAGTACTTCTTGGCCCGACGATTCTGGGGAGACTGGCACCTGAGCTGAGTGCGTTTCTCTTCCCCTTGCAGGGATTGAACGCCACAGCCCTGGACGCCATTGCGACACTGGCAATTGCCTTATTCCTTCTGGTAGCAGGGATGGAAGTCGATCTATCAACCATTTGGCGGCAGGGGAAGACCGGTCTCAAAGTGGGCATCGGCGCCATTGTTATTCCATTTTTTATGTCACTGGTTGCACCGTCGGTTATACCCGAGGCCCTTGGTCGGCATTCGTGA
- a CDS encoding sigma-54 dependent transcriptional regulator → MPEGKSEKELVLIVEDDEALGTLLLDEVQDSGLEARWTSTAEEGERVMEHWRPDVVVCDLRLPGMDGLSFLNKVQGQASDSLPGFLIITAFGTISKAVEALKAGAEDFLTKPLDLEHFMLSVKRILERKRLREVVNRMKDVLPPDSFHGMYGKSTCMRLLFEQIRQVADSQGPVLILGESGSGKELVTKAIHNESSRANGPFLPVNCAGIPEHLVESEFFGHAAGSFTGAQKGRQGLFAEAQGGSLLLDEISEMPLFLQAKLLRILQDGKIRRVGENREYQVDVRVLAATHRDLEEEVRQGRFREDLFFRLETFTVRVPPLRERGDDVELLASRFMQQFTLALNKKVKEISSKALDLIVRYPFPGNVRELSNAVERAVTFATGTCIHPEHLPTRIRNYHPEMDEPSSEMYGPVETHNRLPSLADVEQHYIRHVLRKVDGNKRRAAAILGIGRRTLYRRLGEKSDT, encoded by the coding sequence ATGCCCGAAGGCAAGTCAGAAAAGGAACTGGTATTGATTGTGGAGGATGACGAAGCCCTTGGGACCCTTCTTCTGGATGAGGTACAGGACTCCGGTCTCGAAGCACGCTGGACTTCGACAGCCGAGGAAGGGGAAAGGGTTATGGAACACTGGCGGCCCGACGTCGTGGTTTGCGATTTGAGGCTGCCGGGAATGGACGGACTGAGCTTTCTAAATAAAGTTCAAGGCCAGGCATCTGATTCCCTGCCCGGATTCCTGATCATCACGGCTTTCGGCACGATTTCAAAGGCCGTGGAAGCCTTGAAAGCAGGCGCCGAAGACTTTCTGACCAAACCGCTTGATCTGGAGCACTTTATGTTGTCCGTGAAAAGAATACTGGAGAGAAAACGTCTCAGGGAAGTGGTCAATCGGATGAAAGACGTTCTTCCACCGGATAGCTTCCACGGAATGTATGGCAAAAGCACATGCATGCGCCTCTTGTTTGAGCAGATACGCCAGGTAGCCGATTCCCAGGGGCCTGTCCTGATCCTGGGGGAGAGCGGATCAGGAAAAGAGCTGGTAACAAAGGCCATTCATAACGAGAGCTCACGCGCAAATGGTCCCTTTCTGCCTGTCAACTGCGCCGGCATACCGGAGCACCTGGTGGAAAGCGAATTCTTCGGTCATGCGGCGGGTTCATTCACAGGCGCCCAAAAAGGCCGCCAAGGCCTTTTTGCGGAGGCTCAGGGAGGTTCTTTACTCTTGGACGAGATTTCGGAAATGCCTCTTTTCCTTCAGGCAAAGCTCCTCCGCATTCTTCAGGATGGAAAAATCAGACGAGTGGGTGAAAATCGCGAATACCAGGTTGATGTCCGCGTTCTGGCAGCCACCCACAGGGACCTCGAGGAGGAGGTCCGCCAGGGCCGTTTCCGGGAGGACCTCTTTTTCCGCTTAGAGACCTTTACCGTAAGGGTTCCGCCGCTCAGGGAACGGGGCGACGATGTCGAACTCCTTGCGAGTAGATTCATGCAGCAGTTCACCCTGGCCCTCAACAAGAAGGTCAAGGAAATTTCCAGCAAGGCCTTGGATCTGATTGTGCGGTATCCTTTTCCGGGCAATGTGCGCGAGCTTTCGAACGCAGTGGAACGTGCGGTAACCTTTGCCACTGGAACCTGTATCCATCCGGAGCACTTGCCAACCAGAATCAGAAATTATCATCCGGAGATGGATGAACCATCGTCTGAGATGTACGGCCCGGTGGAAACGCATAACAGACTTCCATCACTCGCCGATGTAGAGCAGCACTATATCCGGCATGTTCTAAGAAAGGTCGATGGTAACAAGCGCCGGGCCGCCGCCATTTTAGGCATCGGTCGAAGGACGCTTTACCGAAGGCTTGGCGAGAAATCAGATACTTAA
- a CDS encoding hemolysin family protein encodes MKDLALEIIIIFLLLVANGVFAMSEIAVVVARKIRLQHSADSGDKRAQTALKLAKNPNQFLATIQVGITLVGIFAGAFGGATIAKKMAAYLNTFPWFAPYSDVISVGAVVVVITYLSLIIGELVPKRLALNNPERIASMMAPPMQFLTRTALPVVRLLEISTNLVIRLLGVKPAHRPVVTHEEIRGLIEQGKKSGIFDEAEQDMIENVLRLDDRSVGAAMIPRTKIVWLNIDEPLEDIRHKLVQYHYSRFPVAKGSLENILGVVRAKDMLAQRLNRQPLDLKLLLRPPLFVHEGMSSLNVLKLFKEKGIHIALVTDEYGGIEGMITHNDILEDIVGHIPTAGEPSAEPQAQQRKDGSWLVDGLLNIDELKEILKTAELPNEKNGRYHTVGGLMISQLQGIPTVGQYFEWQGLRFEVVDMDGRRVDKVLIAPIA; translated from the coding sequence TTGAAAGACCTGGCTTTGGAGATAATCATTATTTTCCTGCTCCTTGTGGCGAACGGTGTTTTTGCCATGTCGGAGATAGCTGTTGTTGTTGCCCGAAAAATCCGTTTACAACATTCGGCCGACTCTGGCGATAAACGAGCCCAAACAGCATTGAAACTCGCCAAGAATCCGAACCAGTTTCTTGCGACCATCCAGGTAGGTATAACGCTTGTGGGTATCTTCGCCGGTGCTTTTGGCGGGGCAACGATTGCAAAAAAAATGGCGGCGTATTTGAATACATTCCCCTGGTTCGCTCCATACAGCGACGTTATCAGTGTCGGCGCTGTGGTGGTCGTTATTACCTATCTATCCCTCATCATTGGAGAGCTCGTCCCCAAACGATTGGCGCTGAACAATCCCGAACGAATTGCCTCCATGATGGCACCCCCCATGCAGTTCCTGACGAGGACAGCCTTGCCGGTGGTGCGGTTACTGGAGATCTCCACCAATCTCGTTATCCGCCTGTTGGGCGTTAAACCGGCCCATAGGCCGGTTGTCACCCATGAAGAGATCAGAGGCCTCATCGAACAAGGGAAAAAGAGCGGTATTTTTGACGAAGCCGAGCAAGATATGATTGAAAACGTGTTACGGCTGGACGACCGGTCTGTAGGCGCAGCCATGATCCCCCGTACGAAAATTGTCTGGCTGAACATTGATGAGCCTCTCGAAGATATCAGGCACAAACTGGTGCAATATCATTATTCGCGCTTTCCTGTAGCAAAGGGTAGCCTTGAGAACATCCTTGGCGTGGTTCGGGCAAAAGACATGTTGGCGCAAAGGCTAAACCGGCAACCCCTCGATCTCAAACTGTTATTGCGCCCTCCCTTGTTTGTTCATGAGGGCATGTCATCCTTGAATGTGCTTAAGTTATTTAAGGAAAAGGGGATACATATTGCCCTGGTCACCGATGAATACGGCGGCATCGAGGGGATGATCACCCATAATGATATATTGGAAGATATCGTCGGGCATATCCCTACTGCCGGTGAACCTTCCGCTGAACCGCAGGCCCAACAACGAAAGGATGGGTCCTGGCTGGTGGATGGTCTTCTGAATATAGACGAGCTGAAGGAGATTCTGAAAACAGCGGAGTTGCCGAATGAAAAAAACGGAAGGTATCATACGGTTGGCGGGCTCATGATAAGCCAGCTTCAGGGTATCCCCACGGTCGGACAATACTTTGAATGGCAGGGCTTGCGTTTTGAAGTTGTGGATATGGACGGGAGACGAGTAGACAAAGTTCTTATCGCCCCCATAGCATAA
- a CDS encoding energy-coupling factor ABC transporter ATP-binding protein, with translation MQPVLEVKDYGYYYPGAEAPALEGVSLAVGLGECVCLNGPSGSGKTTLLLAVKGLLKGGRVSGSIQIAGSGPGSSRGMVFQNAETQILCTTVEDEAAFGPENQGRAPEDIQRSVKESLELVGLSGFETRNVEHLSAGEKHRLAVASVLSMSPRFLLLDEPTAQLDPPGKERLVRILKRLKDEGHTLLIADHDLAPFCELADRFILMERGRLRETLNEMPPIVPVPPPGQGRGDRSSALGAGPLLIHVKDLHLAGADGHPLFRGLDLKICQGALVHVLGENGAGKSTLLQSIAGLTQADSGMIHISGITKLRPEALLGKVGFMFQNPERQLFEETVYAEVGFSVKRLGLPPRVVHERVLEALALCEAGHLSARSPLTLSFGEQHRVAMASAIAPQPAVLLLDEPFAGLDFGQRGRILRILSRLRKERHTTILIASHEYLPDGGWADQTLRLKDGKIGAL, from the coding sequence ATGCAACCTGTCTTGGAGGTCAAGGACTACGGCTATTATTATCCGGGGGCAGAGGCGCCTGCCCTGGAGGGCGTATCGCTCGCCGTGGGCCTGGGCGAATGCGTCTGCCTGAACGGCCCTTCCGGTTCAGGGAAAACCACCCTCCTTTTGGCAGTCAAGGGCCTCCTGAAGGGAGGACGTGTTTCAGGTTCCATACAGATAGCCGGGTCGGGGCCGGGCTCGTCCCGCGGCATGGTCTTTCAAAATGCCGAGACCCAGATCCTCTGTACCACAGTGGAGGATGAGGCCGCCTTTGGTCCTGAAAACCAGGGCCGTGCCCCAGAGGATATCCAACGGAGCGTGAAGGAGAGTCTGGAGCTGGTGGGCCTCTCCGGATTTGAAACGCGAAATGTGGAACACCTCTCAGCCGGTGAGAAGCACCGTCTTGCCGTCGCTTCCGTCCTCTCCATGTCGCCCAGGTTTCTCCTCCTGGACGAACCGACCGCCCAGCTGGACCCGCCCGGAAAGGAGAGGCTGGTCAGGATCTTGAAGAGGTTGAAAGATGAGGGGCACACCCTGCTGATCGCAGATCACGACCTGGCCCCCTTTTGCGAACTGGCCGACCGGTTTATCCTCATGGAACGGGGCCGCCTGCGGGAGACCCTAAATGAAATGCCTCCCATCGTACCGGTGCCCCCCCCGGGTCAAGGCCGTGGCGACAGATCTTCCGCACTCGGGGCCGGACCTTTGTTGATCCACGTAAAAGACCTCCACCTGGCCGGGGCCGACGGCCATCCGCTGTTTCGCGGTCTTGACCTGAAGATCTGTCAAGGCGCCCTCGTGCATGTCTTGGGGGAGAACGGTGCGGGAAAATCGACCCTGTTACAATCAATAGCCGGGCTGACACAGGCTGATTCAGGGATGATTCACATCTCCGGCATTACCAAATTAAGGCCCGAAGCCCTCCTGGGAAAGGTGGGGTTCATGTTCCAGAATCCGGAACGTCAACTCTTTGAAGAGACGGTTTACGCGGAGGTGGGATTTTCAGTCAAGCGGCTGGGGCTTCCCCCCCGTGTGGTTCATGAACGCGTCCTGGAGGCCCTTGCCCTCTGTGAGGCAGGCCACTTGAGCGCCCGGTCCCCCCTTACCTTGAGTTTCGGGGAGCAGCACCGCGTTGCAATGGCATCGGCCATTGCTCCGCAACCCGCCGTCCTGTTGTTGGATGAACCCTTTGCCGGGCTTGACTTCGGACAGCGCGGGCGTATTTTAAGGATATTGTCACGGCTCAGAAAGGAGCGTCATACCACGATTCTGATCGCATCCCATGAATATCTGCCGGATGGGGGCTGGGCAGACCAGACGCTGAGGTTGAAGGATGGAAAAATCGGCGCCCTCTGA